One part of the Deltaproteobacteria bacterium genome encodes these proteins:
- a CDS encoding sensor histidine kinase, translated as MFQHRFLDTDATLTLGGISPTEKVIAFCRVLLATATFAIMIVDPKAPLWPVVAYPLVGSYVAVSLVLFLLVRSEVVRGRKVGPYSVVLDMVYGVLITLFTERGATPFFLLNLFVIASVSVRWGFRASAPVTIFLAGLYPVLIFVASRWLEPDFFSVQRAHFFRPIYLVALGYLIAYLGEHERRSKQKLGVMLDLTTAIRPGRPPGWALTHIMRRILRHYDAPRGVVVLRDPESRRYFTWDMDRTGGRLKVGLRISETDPYPLPFASSTEAFFCNTSDPRGLSALCYDVVSGATQRKVVAGDARLPASGSDQALLMVPILIQRELRGRAMVLRKRRPKFAREDMEFLLLVVGQAAAAFEAARLQAKAEEVAVLEERARIARDLHDGFIQSLAGIDLRAEACLKMIEKDPARVPRELAELQQTVERGYREVRHYLNVLRSSSREAHDLRTTLEQVAAEFSIRERLRVALELPADEAELPPSTAYELTQIVREALRNAVRHGSAKEATVKLTVYGPHCSLLIQDNGRGFKPSSGSVGADGVVQPHVVPWSIRERTASLGGTLRVRSPAGRGVEIHVVVPATSTESASTRSRRTA; from the coding sequence GTGTTCCAACATAGGTTTCTCGACACCGACGCCACGCTGACCCTCGGCGGCATCTCGCCGACCGAGAAGGTCATCGCGTTCTGCCGGGTCCTGCTCGCAACCGCGACCTTCGCGATCATGATCGTCGATCCGAAGGCGCCCCTCTGGCCGGTGGTCGCCTATCCGCTCGTCGGCTCGTACGTCGCCGTGAGCCTCGTGCTCTTCCTCCTCGTCCGGAGCGAGGTCGTCCGCGGCCGCAAGGTCGGGCCGTACTCGGTCGTACTCGACATGGTGTACGGCGTACTGATCACGCTGTTCACCGAGCGCGGCGCGACCCCGTTCTTCCTCCTGAATCTCTTCGTGATCGCCAGCGTCAGCGTGCGCTGGGGCTTCCGGGCGTCGGCGCCGGTCACGATCTTCCTCGCCGGCCTCTACCCGGTGTTGATCTTCGTCGCGAGCCGCTGGCTCGAGCCCGACTTCTTCAGCGTGCAGCGCGCGCACTTCTTCCGGCCGATCTACCTGGTGGCGCTCGGGTACCTGATCGCGTATCTCGGCGAACACGAGCGGCGCTCGAAGCAGAAGCTCGGCGTGATGCTCGATCTCACCACCGCCATCCGGCCGGGACGCCCGCCAGGCTGGGCGCTCACCCACATCATGCGGCGCATCCTGCGCCACTACGACGCCCCGCGCGGCGTCGTCGTCCTGCGCGACCCCGAAAGCCGGCGCTACTTCACGTGGGACATGGACCGGACGGGCGGGCGCCTGAAGGTCGGGCTCCGCATCTCCGAAACCGATCCCTATCCCTTGCCGTTCGCGAGCTCGACCGAGGCGTTCTTCTGCAACACCTCCGACCCGCGCGGGCTCAGCGCGCTCTGCTACGACGTCGTGAGCGGTGCCACCCAGCGGAAGGTCGTGGCCGGCGACGCGCGCCTGCCGGCGAGCGGCTCGGATCAGGCGCTCCTCATGGTGCCGATCCTGATTCAGCGCGAGCTCCGCGGCCGGGCCATGGTGCTGCGCAAGCGGCGGCCGAAGTTCGCGCGCGAAGACATGGAGTTCCTGCTGCTCGTCGTCGGCCAGGCGGCGGCGGCCTTCGAGGCGGCCCGCCTGCAGGCGAAGGCCGAGGAGGTCGCCGTGCTGGAAGAGCGCGCCCGCATCGCGCGCGACCTGCACGACGGCTTCATCCAGTCGCTCGCCGGCATCGATCTCCGCGCCGAGGCCTGCCTCAAGATGATCGAGAAGGATCCCGCCCGGGTCCCGCGCGAGCTCGCCGAGCTGCAGCAGACGGTCGAACGCGGGTATCGCGAGGTCCGGCACTACCTGAACGTGCTGCGGAGCTCGAGCCGCGAGGCCCACGACCTGCGGACGACGCTCGAGCAAGTGGCGGCGGAGTTCTCGATCCGGGAGCGCTTGCGGGTCGCGCTCGAGCTGCCGGCCGACGAGGCGGAGCTGCCGCCCTCGACCGCATACGAGCTCACGCAGATCGTGCGCGAGGCTTTGCGCAACGCCGTTCGTCACGGCTCGGCCAAGGAGGCGACGGTGAAGCTCACCGTCTACGGGCCGCACTGCTCGCTGCTCATCCAGGACAACGGGCGCGGCTTCAAGCCGTCCTCCGGGTCGGTCGGCGCCGACGGGGTCGTGCAGCCGCACGTGGTGCCCTGGTCCATCCGCGAGCGCACCGCGTCGCTCGGGGGCACGCTGCGCGTCCGCAGTCCGGCCGGCCGCGGGGTCGAGATCCACGTCGTCGTCCCGGCCACATCGACGGAATCGGCATCGACGCGAAGCAGGAGGACCGCATGA
- a CDS encoding Gfo/Idh/MocA family oxidoreductase, translating to MQQAGGSGTGPGSGSSLDRRAEKRRRALRAGRQRPRDRRARPRPARLLPPIAPPREDRTETLPASGARWSAARDRATRGALDSAATTNPLRAAVVGVGHLGRFHAEKYAALPGVALVAVVDRDAARAREVADVFGVAVADDHRALAGRVDCASVAVPTGAHAEIGRDLLTAGIDLLVEKPLASTAAEGAALVRAAAERGRILQVGHLERFNPALRAAQAVITEPKFLECHRLAPFVERGTDVDVIRDLMIHDLDVIQSFVAAEVESVEAVGVPVLTPRVDIANARIRFANGCIANVTASRVSMKRERMLRLFQPDAYVAIDYDQRRVRIVRREASATPGGLPGIVADEHDAGQGDPLRDEIAAFVDAVRTRATPLVSGREGLRALELAERIAAALESPA from the coding sequence ATGCAGCAGGCGGGCGGGTCGGGGACGGGCCCGGGGAGCGGCAGCTCGCTTGACCGCAGAGCGGAGAAGCGCCGGCGGGCCTTACGCGCTGGGCGTCAGCGACCCCGCGACCGTAGGGCCCGTCCCCGACCCGCCCGCCTGCTGCCACCGATCGCTCCGCCGCGCGAGGATCGAACTGAGACACTACCCGCCTCCGGGGCGCGATGGTCGGCGGCGCGTGATCGTGCTACGCGGGGCGCGTTGGACTCGGCGGCGACGACGAATCCACTGCGCGCGGCCGTGGTGGGGGTGGGGCATCTGGGGCGGTTCCACGCGGAGAAATACGCGGCGCTCCCGGGTGTCGCGCTCGTCGCCGTGGTCGACCGCGACGCGGCGCGCGCGCGCGAGGTCGCGGACGTGTTCGGCGTCGCCGTCGCCGACGACCACCGCGCCCTCGCCGGCCGCGTCGACTGCGCGAGTGTCGCGGTCCCGACCGGAGCGCACGCCGAGATCGGCCGCGACCTGCTCACCGCCGGCATCGACCTCCTGGTCGAGAAGCCGCTCGCCTCCACCGCGGCCGAGGGCGCCGCCCTCGTGCGCGCCGCGGCCGAGCGCGGGCGCATCCTCCAGGTCGGCCACCTCGAGCGCTTCAATCCGGCGCTCCGCGCCGCACAGGCCGTCATCACCGAGCCGAAGTTCCTCGAATGCCACCGCCTCGCTCCCTTCGTCGAGCGCGGCACCGACGTCGACGTGATCCGCGACCTCATGATCCACGACCTCGACGTCATCCAGAGCTTCGTCGCGGCCGAGGTCGAGAGCGTCGAGGCCGTCGGCGTCCCGGTCCTGACGCCGCGGGTCGACATCGCGAACGCGCGCATCCGCTTCGCGAACGGCTGCATCGCGAACGTGACGGCGAGCCGCGTCTCGATGAAGCGCGAGCGCATGCTGCGCCTCTTCCAGCCCGACGCGTACGTCGCGATCGACTACGACCAGCGGCGCGTGCGCATCGTGCGGCGCGAGGCGAGCGCCACGCCGGGCGGCCTCCCGGGCATCGTCGCCGACGAGCACGACGCGGGGCAGGGCGACCCACTGCGCGACGAGATCGCCGCGTTCGTCGACGCCGTCCGCACGCGCGCCACGCCGCTCGTGAGCGGCCGCGAGGGCCTGCGCGCCCTCGAGCTCGCCGAGCGCATCGCGGCGGCGCTCGAGTCGCCCGCGTGA
- the msbA gene encoding lipid A export permease/ATP-binding protein MsbA codes for MSSETAPAARGSGATYLRLLRYLRPYLWPWFTGAMVAMLLFSATTGVLPLLVERVFDDIFAAHKTTALRLLPVAIVLIFLFRGITSFAQSYLMDLVGQRIICDLRDELNQHIQRLSLSFFNRTPTGDILSRVSNDVALVRTALTDAVASVMRDTTSLVALVVVAFYKDPTLALIAFLVFPASVLPIVKLSQRLRRFSKRGQRTLGLLTALLQETVQGNRVVKAFGMEDYERERFQAENRRLYRLYMKASMIKALTTPALEVLAAFAIGGVVWYGGTTVIAGGRSQGSFLAFLTAMFLLYEPFKRLAKSNATIQQGVAGAERVFELLDTEPEVADRPGARALSAMRRGIVFERVGFRYGAEPVLKDVDLTIHAGEVVALVGMSGGGKSTLADLIPRFYDVTEGRIAIDGVDVRDYTLRSLRAQIAIVTQFTFLFNDTVRANVAYGDPGKSLADVVAAAKAANAHEFVTALPQGYDTPIGELGVTLSGGQRQRLAIARALLKDAPILILDEATSALDTESERLVQQALERLMVNRTTLVIAHRLSTIRRADRIVVVVRGQIVEEGTHEELLALGAEYRKLHDLQFQDPAPAATDPDRLLH; via the coding sequence GTGAGCTCCGAAACGGCCCCGGCGGCGCGCGGATCCGGCGCTACCTATCTCCGGCTGCTGCGCTATCTCCGTCCCTACCTCTGGCCGTGGTTCACGGGCGCGATGGTGGCGATGCTCCTCTTCAGCGCGACGACCGGCGTGCTGCCGCTCCTCGTGGAGCGCGTGTTCGACGACATCTTCGCCGCCCACAAGACGACGGCGCTCCGGCTCCTGCCGGTCGCGATCGTGTTGATCTTCTTGTTCCGCGGCATCACGAGCTTCGCGCAGAGCTACCTCATGGATCTCGTCGGCCAGCGGATCATCTGCGACCTGCGCGACGAGTTGAACCAGCACATCCAGCGCCTCTCCCTCTCGTTCTTCAATCGGACGCCGACGGGCGACATCCTGTCGCGCGTCAGCAACGACGTGGCGCTCGTGCGAACGGCGCTGACCGACGCGGTCGCGTCGGTGATGCGCGACACGACCTCGCTCGTCGCGCTCGTCGTCGTCGCCTTCTACAAGGACCCGACGCTCGCCCTGATCGCGTTCCTCGTGTTCCCGGCGTCGGTGCTGCCCATCGTGAAGCTCTCGCAGCGCCTGCGCCGCTTCAGCAAGCGCGGCCAGCGCACTCTCGGACTCCTCACGGCGCTCCTCCAGGAAACCGTGCAGGGCAACCGGGTCGTGAAGGCCTTCGGGATGGAGGACTACGAACGCGAGCGCTTCCAGGCCGAGAACCGCCGGCTCTACCGCCTCTACATGAAGGCGAGCATGATCAAAGCGCTCACGACGCCCGCGCTCGAGGTGCTGGCGGCCTTCGCGATCGGCGGAGTCGTCTGGTACGGCGGCACGACCGTCATCGCGGGCGGCCGGAGCCAGGGGTCCTTCCTCGCGTTCCTGACCGCGATGTTCCTCCTGTACGAGCCGTTCAAGCGCCTCGCCAAGTCGAACGCGACCATCCAGCAAGGCGTCGCGGGCGCGGAGCGCGTCTTCGAGCTGCTCGACACCGAACCCGAGGTGGCGGATCGGCCCGGCGCGCGCGCCCTCTCGGCCATGCGCCGCGGGATCGTGTTCGAGCGCGTCGGGTTCCGCTACGGAGCCGAGCCGGTGCTGAAGGACGTGGACCTCACGATCCACGCGGGCGAGGTCGTCGCCCTCGTCGGCATGAGCGGCGGCGGCAAGAGCACGCTCGCCGACCTCATCCCGCGCTTCTACGACGTGACCGAGGGCCGCATCGCGATCGACGGCGTCGACGTCCGCGACTACACGCTGCGCTCGCTGCGCGCCCAGATCGCGATCGTCACGCAGTTCACCTTCCTCTTCAACGACACCGTCCGCGCGAACGTCGCCTACGGCGACCCCGGGAAATCCCTGGCCGACGTCGTCGCGGCCGCCAAGGCGGCGAACGCCCACGAGTTCGTCACCGCGCTGCCGCAGGGCTACGACACCCCCATCGGCGAGCTCGGCGTCACGCTCTCGGGTGGACAGCGGCAGCGGCTCGCGATCGCCCGCGCGCTTCTCAAGGACGCGCCGATCTTGATCCTCGACGAGGCGACGTCCGCGCTCGACACCGAGTCGGAGCGGCTGGTGCAGCAGGCGCTCGAACGCCTCATGGTGAACCGTACGACGCTCGTCATCGCGCACCGGCTGTCGACGATCCGCCGCGCCGATCGCATCGTCGTCGTGGTGCGCGGGCAGATCGTCGAGGAGGGCACGCACGAGGAGCTGCTGGCGCTCGGAGCCGAGTACCGCAAGCTCCACGACCTGCAGTTCCAGGATCCCGCGCCGGCGGCGACGGACCCCGACCGCCTGCTGCACTAG
- the lpxI gene encoding UDP-2,3-diacylglucosamine diphosphatase LpxI (LpxI, functionally equivalent to LpxH, replaces it in LPS biosynthesis in a minority of bacteria.), which translates to MAPTERIGLIAGNGRFPLLFAAAARRAGIDVVAVAHQHETPDEIANLVSHLTWVRVGELGKIIRTFKHAGVERAVMAGGIGKPRQLSDFRPDFRGAAFIAKTRSLRDDVLLRGVAGELEHDGITIVASTLFLGDLVPQVGTLTRKAPKSREWDDIRFGLEVAREVGRFEVGQSVVVKRRTVIAVEGIEGTDAAIRRGGELGRGGIVVVKVSKPGQDLRFDVPAVGMTTIEVMREVGARVLALEAGRTLMIDREEMIRAADAAGIAIVAVE; encoded by the coding sequence ATGGCGCCGACTGAGCGCATCGGGCTCATCGCCGGCAACGGGCGCTTTCCGCTGCTCTTCGCGGCGGCCGCCCGCCGCGCGGGGATAGACGTCGTCGCCGTCGCGCACCAGCACGAGACGCCGGACGAGATCGCGAACCTCGTGAGCCACCTCACCTGGGTGCGCGTCGGCGAGCTCGGCAAGATCATCCGCACCTTCAAGCACGCCGGCGTCGAGCGCGCCGTCATGGCGGGCGGCATCGGGAAGCCCCGACAGCTCTCGGACTTCCGGCCGGACTTCCGCGGCGCCGCCTTCATCGCCAAGACGCGGAGCCTGCGCGACGACGTGCTGCTGCGCGGCGTGGCGGGCGAACTCGAGCACGACGGCATCACGATCGTCGCGTCCACGCTTTTTCTCGGCGACCTGGTGCCGCAGGTCGGCACCCTCACCCGCAAGGCGCCGAAGAGCCGCGAGTGGGACGACATCCGCTTCGGGCTCGAGGTGGCGCGGGAGGTGGGGCGGTTCGAGGTCGGGCAGAGCGTGGTGGTGAAGCGGCGGACCGTGATCGCCGTCGAGGGCATCGAGGGCACCGACGCCGCCATCCGGCGCGGCGGCGAGCTCGGGCGGGGCGGCATCGTGGTGGTGAAGGTCAGCAAGCCGGGCCAGGATCTGCGCTTCGACGTACCGGCGGTCGGCATGACAACGATCGAGGTGATGCGCGAGGTCGGCGCGCGCGTCCTCGCGCTCGAAGCCGGCCGCACCCTCATGATCGACCGCGAAGAAATGATTCGCGCGGCCGACGCGGCCGGGATCGCCATCGTCGCCGTCGAGTGA
- the lpxB gene encoding lipid-A-disaccharide synthase, with product MHGADLVAALRRRLPGVRVRGIGGARLRAAGMDTLIDAGTLATMGLVEARERLGALWRAYRRVRRIVREEHPDLLILIDFAEFNLALAGVARRAGVPVLYYISPQVWAWRRGRVRKIARRVSRLAVVFPFEVPVYAGSGARADFVGHPLLDLVRVGRDRAAFVAAHGLDPAKRLVALLPGSRAKEMQLLLPAMAEAAARLTARGDVQCMLALADTLSEADIGVSMRGAALPFPVARGETYDLVHASDVAIVASGTATLETALLERPMVIVYRTAPLTYALARRLVSVPFIGMPNLIAGRGVVPELIQDAATADRMVAEAERFLDDPAYTAATRQALAEIRPALGGGGAAERAAAIAAEMLA from the coding sequence ATGCACGGCGCGGACCTGGTCGCCGCGCTCCGGCGCCGCCTGCCCGGCGTCCGGGTGCGCGGGATCGGCGGTGCCCGCCTGCGCGCCGCCGGCATGGACACGCTGATCGACGCGGGGACACTCGCCACGATGGGCCTCGTCGAGGCGCGCGAACGGCTCGGCGCGCTCTGGCGGGCCTACCGCCGCGTGCGCCGCATCGTCCGCGAGGAGCACCCCGACCTCCTGATCCTCATCGACTTCGCCGAGTTCAACCTGGCGCTGGCGGGAGTCGCCAGACGCGCCGGCGTCCCGGTCCTCTATTACATCAGCCCGCAGGTCTGGGCGTGGCGCCGCGGCCGGGTGCGGAAGATCGCGCGGCGCGTGAGCCGCCTCGCCGTCGTGTTTCCGTTCGAGGTGCCGGTCTACGCCGGCTCGGGTGCGCGCGCCGACTTCGTCGGCCATCCGCTCCTCGACCTCGTGCGGGTCGGCCGGGACCGCGCCGCGTTCGTCGCCGCCCACGGCCTCGACCCCGCCAAGCGCCTGGTCGCGCTCCTCCCGGGAAGCCGCGCCAAGGAGATGCAGCTCCTGCTCCCGGCGATGGCCGAGGCGGCGGCGCGGCTCACCGCGCGGGGCGACGTCCAGTGCATGCTCGCCCTCGCCGACACGTTGAGCGAGGCCGACATCGGCGTTAGCATGCGCGGCGCCGCGCTGCCGTTTCCGGTGGCGCGCGGCGAAACCTACGACCTGGTGCACGCGAGCGACGTGGCAATCGTGGCATCCGGCACGGCAACCCTGGAGACGGCCCTCTTGGAACGTCCGATGGTGATCGTGTACCGCACCGCGCCCCTGACCTACGCGCTCGCGCGCCGGCTCGTGTCGGTCCCGTTCATCGGCATGCCGAACCTGATCGCCGGCCGCGGCGTCGTCCCCGAGCTCATCCAAGACGCGGCGACGGCCGACCGCATGGTCGCCGAGGCCGAGCGCTTCCTCGACGACCCGGCGTACACCGCCGCGACCCGCCAGGCGCTCGCCGAGATCCGTCCCGCGCTCGGCGGCGGCGGCGCCGCGGAGCGGGCCGCCGCGATCGCCGCGGAGATGCTCGCGTGA
- the lpxA gene encoding acyl-ACP--UDP-N-acetylglucosamine O-acyltransferase yields the protein MGDDEGGAAAVEGESVDFAAVARLLPQSYPHRLIDRVVVCEAGRRLVAHKGVTAGEPFFAGHFPGWPVMPGVLMCEAMAQASALLVARTDPPPDDGTSLTVTGLERVRFRQPVVPGDVLEIEVAVATRTAEQWRLRGRVRVGAAVVAETDFDLAVRAPAGPAIHPTAVLAPGAALGVGVRIGPYAVIGAHVRLGDRTSVGPHAVLDGHTTIGAANRIFQFASVGAEPQDLKYRGEPSRLVLGDRNIIREFATLNPGTTGGGMLTQLGDDNLVMNYAHVGHDSRIGSRCILANSSALAGHVTLEDFVFVGGLAAVHQFCHIGESALLGGGAMVTHDVPPFCNASGDRARLRGLNVVGLRRRGFDAARIRVVKQAYRLLFDAGLPLAEARTRTARELGAYPDVARMLAFIAASKRGLCPAGRAGGDDDGAD from the coding sequence ATGGGTGACGACGAGGGCGGCGCGGCCGCGGTGGAAGGCGAGTCGGTCGATTTCGCCGCCGTCGCGCGCCTGCTTCCGCAGAGCTACCCGCACCGTCTGATCGACCGGGTCGTCGTCTGCGAGGCGGGACGCCGCCTCGTCGCCCACAAGGGCGTGACGGCGGGCGAGCCCTTCTTCGCCGGCCACTTCCCGGGGTGGCCGGTCATGCCGGGCGTCCTGATGTGCGAGGCCATGGCCCAGGCGAGCGCGCTGCTCGTGGCTCGCACCGACCCGCCGCCAGACGATGGCACGAGCCTCACGGTCACCGGCCTCGAGCGCGTCCGCTTCCGGCAGCCGGTGGTTCCCGGCGACGTGCTCGAGATCGAGGTCGCCGTCGCCACGCGCACCGCCGAGCAGTGGCGCTTGCGGGGCCGCGTCCGCGTTGGCGCCGCGGTCGTCGCGGAGACCGATTTCGACCTCGCGGTGCGCGCGCCCGCCGGACCGGCCATCCATCCGACCGCGGTGCTCGCGCCCGGCGCGGCGCTCGGCGTCGGCGTGCGGATCGGACCGTACGCGGTGATCGGCGCGCACGTCCGGCTCGGCGACCGGACCTCGGTCGGCCCGCACGCGGTCCTCGACGGACACACCACGATCGGCGCCGCCAACCGGATCTTCCAGTTCGCGAGCGTCGGCGCCGAGCCCCAAGATCTGAAGTACCGCGGCGAGCCGAGCCGGCTCGTCCTCGGCGACCGCAACATCATCCGCGAGTTCGCGACCCTGAATCCGGGGACGACCGGAGGCGGGATGCTCACGCAGCTCGGCGACGACAACCTGGTGATGAACTACGCCCACGTCGGCCACGATTCGCGCATCGGGAGCCGCTGCATCCTCGCCAACAGCTCGGCGCTCGCGGGCCACGTCACGCTCGAGGACTTCGTGTTCGTGGGCGGCCTCGCGGCGGTGCACCAGTTCTGCCACATCGGGGAGTCGGCGCTGCTCGGCGGCGGCGCCATGGTCACGCACGACGTCCCGCCGTTCTGCAACGCCTCGGGCGACCGCGCGCGGCTGCGGGGGCTGAACGTCGTCGGGCTCCGCCGCCGCGGCTTCGACGCCGCCCGCATCCGGGTGGTGAAGCAGGCCTATCGCCTCCTCTTCGACGCCGGGCTGCCGCTCGCCGAGGCCCGGACCCGTACCGCCCGGGAGCTCGGGGCGTACCCCGACGTCGCGCGCATGCTGGCGTTCATCGCGGCATCCAAGCGCGGCCTCTGTCCGGCGGGACGGGCCGGCGGTGACGACGATGGCGCCGACTGA
- a CDS encoding response regulator transcription factor — MNIQPRRRRVVIVDDHTLFRDGLRTILGMEDDFEVIADVESAEDIVELMWETKPDVLLLDIRMPQGSGLDAIPAICRISPNTTVIVLTACDEMEEHVRAFKLGARGVVLKDSARTTLVQAIRSVCRGETWMDPRMRGVLVAELARSGDAGENITIDRDDGLTDRELEIVRLVAAGKKNKEVAEQLSISERTVRTNLTSVFQKLGVRDRIGLVMYALRHGLTAAA; from the coding sequence ATGAACATCCAGCCACGACGCCGCCGCGTCGTCATCGTCGACGACCACACGCTGTTCCGCGACGGGCTCCGCACCATCCTCGGCATGGAGGACGACTTCGAGGTCATCGCCGACGTCGAGAGCGCCGAGGACATCGTCGAGCTGATGTGGGAGACGAAGCCGGACGTGTTGCTCCTCGACATCCGCATGCCGCAGGGAAGCGGTCTCGACGCGATCCCGGCGATCTGCCGGATCAGCCCCAACACGACGGTCATCGTGCTGACCGCGTGCGACGAGATGGAGGAACACGTGCGCGCCTTCAAGCTCGGCGCCCGCGGTGTCGTGCTCAAGGACTCGGCGCGCACCACGCTCGTGCAGGCGATCCGCTCCGTGTGTCGCGGCGAGACCTGGATGGACCCTCGCATGCGCGGCGTCCTGGTGGCCGAGCTCGCGCGCAGCGGCGACGCCGGCGAGAACATCACGATCGACCGCGACGACGGCCTGACCGACCGGGAGCTCGAGATCGTGCGCCTGGTAGCCGCCGGCAAGAAGAACAAGGAGGTCGCCGAGCAGCTCTCGATCAGCGAGCGGACCGTGCGCACGAACCTGACCAGCGTCTTCCAGAAGCTCGGGGTGCGCGATCGGATCGGCCTCGTGATGTACGCCCTCCGCCACGGCCTCACGGCCGCGGCGTAG